A genomic window from Corallococcus exiguus includes:
- a CDS encoding CHAT domain-containing protein, whose amino-acid sequence MGVRRLRVGRWGGFTLSVGLALCAPTLAAAESSALARCEEDFDAHPEDSDAAMCFFRNAQGQEARDEARRRLQGLIARHPERPWLTLVLGHMELHSEPVLAEASYRRAALAFRSQGDAEGEVMAGINLRAALGLRGQTEEAHQWVLRVGEVARASGNPWLEVRALILEAAELSDLGQDLGRARRLLKRAEGLAFPDGTDGLKKQLLVPLATVSVNLGRFDEALDVYGRLAELAERTKDANTEARVRFALANLAWRRLDERPNAKGRSALLRLGREALMASERAGSKVLETMSLRLVAELLGDGPEERSEAEDALGRCIDIARETGMTERRITCLWTRAERRAAVDSAAAWRDVDEGLALAAEHDNPLYLASVWRTRATVAFRTRPLPEALGHAERALDAVEVLRQWQRDASSQAELFSNWASDYHRLAGRTLEAGETSAVPPREALERAFAVSERLRARTLFEALVASRALPAQEEPPEQREARDGVLRSLSVIQRGLLDPALSASERTRLLGELQELERRERELRPAARHAELPFASLTATEQRLGEEEALLVFLAGSDHDVQGERAGGAWVMAVTRKGTHAYRIPDRARLRPAVALLSGLIERRDGSEVAPAAALYAQLLAPVLRDLPPKVSRLLLVPDGPLHDLPFAALREHADGPPLMARYELARVPSASLLHYWREQPAKPPEGEALVLADPDRGGTLQGTQVAFARGGMFLETANLGALPEARREGRTVSEALEDTDVKPRLLIGTEASEQALKQSRWDAVRILHVAAHAVVDVESPERSALVLAPGAAGEDGLLQPREIAELRLRDALVVLSSCRGASGALLAGEGVLSLARAFFESGARAVVASLWPMRDAEAAELLERYYRHLAEGQSAASALREAQREAWEDGEPAAMWAGLGVMGDAALVPVRPAARGLGRSVLVGGAVGTGLLALGLWGLGMRRARRKRGSGQA is encoded by the coding sequence ATGGGGGTGCGGCGACTGCGCGTGGGGCGGTGGGGCGGCTTCACCCTTTCGGTGGGGCTGGCCCTGTGCGCCCCCACGCTGGCCGCCGCGGAGTCCTCCGCGCTCGCCCGGTGCGAGGAGGACTTCGACGCCCACCCGGAGGACTCCGACGCGGCGATGTGCTTCTTCCGTAACGCCCAGGGGCAGGAGGCGCGCGACGAGGCCCGGCGCAGGCTCCAGGGCCTCATCGCGCGGCACCCGGAGCGCCCCTGGCTCACGCTGGTGCTCGGCCACATGGAGCTGCACTCCGAGCCCGTCCTGGCGGAGGCGTCCTATCGCCGCGCGGCCCTCGCCTTCCGGAGTCAGGGGGATGCCGAGGGCGAGGTGATGGCCGGCATCAACCTCCGCGCCGCGCTGGGCCTTCGCGGCCAGACGGAGGAGGCGCACCAGTGGGTGCTGCGCGTGGGCGAAGTGGCCCGGGCCTCCGGGAACCCCTGGCTGGAGGTGCGCGCGCTCATCCTGGAGGCGGCCGAGCTCTCCGACCTGGGTCAGGACCTGGGACGTGCCAGGCGTCTGCTCAAGCGCGCGGAAGGGCTCGCCTTTCCGGACGGGACCGACGGCCTGAAGAAGCAGCTGCTGGTCCCACTGGCGACGGTGAGCGTGAACCTGGGGCGCTTCGACGAGGCGCTGGACGTGTACGGGCGGCTCGCGGAGCTGGCGGAGCGCACGAAGGACGCGAACACGGAGGCGCGCGTCCGCTTCGCGCTCGCGAACCTCGCCTGGCGGCGGCTGGACGAACGTCCCAACGCGAAAGGCCGGTCGGCGCTGCTGCGGCTCGGACGTGAGGCGCTCATGGCGTCCGAGCGCGCGGGCAGCAAGGTCCTAGAGACGATGTCGCTGCGCCTCGTGGCGGAGCTGCTGGGCGACGGGCCTGAAGAGCGGAGCGAAGCGGAGGATGCCCTCGGCCGCTGCATCGACATCGCCCGGGAGACGGGGATGACCGAGCGGCGCATCACCTGTCTGTGGACGCGCGCCGAACGCAGAGCGGCGGTGGACTCGGCCGCCGCGTGGCGTGACGTGGACGAGGGCCTGGCGCTGGCCGCCGAGCACGACAACCCGCTCTACCTCGCCTCGGTGTGGCGCACGCGGGCGACGGTGGCCTTCCGCACGCGCCCGCTGCCGGAGGCCCTGGGACACGCTGAGCGCGCGCTCGACGCGGTGGAGGTGCTGCGCCAGTGGCAGCGGGACGCCTCCAGCCAGGCCGAGCTCTTCTCCAACTGGGCCAGCGACTACCACCGGCTCGCGGGCCGCACCCTGGAGGCCGGAGAGACTTCCGCCGTGCCGCCCCGCGAGGCCCTGGAGCGAGCCTTCGCGGTGAGTGAGCGCCTGCGGGCGAGGACGTTGTTCGAGGCCCTGGTGGCCTCCCGCGCGCTCCCGGCGCAAGAGGAGCCACCAGAGCAACGGGAGGCGAGGGACGGCGTGCTGCGGAGCCTGTCCGTCATTCAGCGGGGGCTGCTGGACCCCGCGCTGTCCGCGTCCGAGCGCACGCGGCTGTTGGGCGAACTCCAGGAGTTGGAGCGCCGCGAAAGGGAGCTGCGTCCAGCGGCCCGGCACGCGGAGCTGCCGTTCGCGTCGCTCACCGCGACCGAGCAGCGCCTGGGCGAGGAGGAGGCCCTGCTCGTCTTCCTCGCGGGCTCTGATCACGACGTCCAGGGCGAACGCGCGGGAGGCGCGTGGGTGATGGCGGTGACGCGCAAGGGTACGCACGCGTACCGCATCCCGGACCGAGCACGGCTGCGCCCCGCGGTGGCGCTCCTGTCGGGCCTCATCGAGCGCCGCGACGGTTCAGAGGTAGCTCCCGCCGCGGCGCTGTACGCGCAGCTGCTCGCCCCGGTGTTGCGGGACCTTCCGCCGAAGGTGTCGCGCCTGCTGCTGGTGCCGGATGGTCCGCTGCACGACCTGCCCTTCGCCGCGCTGCGGGAGCACGCGGACGGCCCACCGTTGATGGCCCGGTATGAACTGGCGCGGGTACCCTCCGCGAGCCTGCTCCACTACTGGCGCGAGCAGCCCGCGAAGCCTCCCGAGGGTGAGGCCCTGGTCCTGGCGGATCCCGACCGGGGCGGCACCCTTCAGGGCACGCAAGTGGCCTTCGCGAGGGGCGGCATGTTCCTGGAGACCGCGAACCTGGGCGCGCTTCCGGAGGCGCGGCGAGAGGGCCGCACCGTGAGCGAGGCCCTGGAGGACACGGACGTGAAGCCCCGTTTGCTCATAGGAACGGAAGCGTCCGAGCAGGCACTCAAGCAGTCCCGTTGGGACGCGGTGCGCATCCTCCACGTGGCCGCGCACGCGGTCGTCGACGTCGAGTCCCCCGAGCGCTCCGCCCTGGTGCTGGCCCCGGGCGCGGCGGGAGAGGACGGCCTGCTCCAGCCCCGGGAGATCGCGGAGCTGCGGCTGAGGGACGCGCTGGTGGTGCTCTCCAGTTGCAGGGGAGCCTCTGGCGCGCTGCTCGCGGGAGAAGGCGTGCTGAGCCTCGCGAGGGCCTTCTTCGAGTCGGGAGCGCGAGCCGTGGTGGCCAGCCTGTGGCCCATGCGCGACGCCGAGGCCGCGGAGTTGCTGGAGCGCTACTACCGGCACCTGGCGGAGGGACAGAGCGCGGCGTCGGCGCTGAGAGAAGCCCAGCGCGAGGCCTGGGAGGACGGCGAGCCCGCGGCGATGTGGGCCGGGCTGGGGGTGATGGGGGACGCGGCGCTGGTGCCGGTGAGGCCCGCCGCCAGGGGCCTGGGGCGGAGTGTCCTCGTTGGGGGGGCCGTGGGTACGGGCCTGCTGGCGCTGGGGCTGTGGGGCCTGGGGATGCGCCGCGCACGCCGGAAGCGGGGGAGCGGGCAAGCGTGA
- a CDS encoding M23 family metallopeptidase, protein MRLQRLMVVAAFALLSLPAVSSAQTMFRFPASQLADQCGNGGCTVSAYKDYGGRDYACGGVRYSGHTGTDYALVGGFSKMDYGVWAMNAARGYVEASVDGYYDRCNYWNQSNPYAACGLYTANYIIMRHPDNTQTWYWHLKAYTQQFARGTTLACGNWIARVGSSGASTGPHLHFEYYVPGYGTDDPYAGSCGTPYTRWTSQGAYRGLPGITCQ, encoded by the coding sequence ATGCGCCTTCAGCGGCTCATGGTGGTGGCGGCGTTCGCGCTGCTTTCGCTTCCGGCGGTCTCCTCCGCGCAGACGATGTTCCGCTTCCCCGCGTCGCAGCTCGCGGATCAATGCGGCAACGGCGGCTGCACGGTGAGCGCGTACAAGGACTACGGCGGCCGGGACTACGCCTGCGGTGGCGTGCGCTACAGCGGCCACACGGGCACGGACTACGCGCTGGTGGGCGGGTTCTCGAAGATGGACTACGGCGTCTGGGCGATGAACGCCGCCCGGGGCTACGTCGAGGCGTCGGTGGACGGGTACTACGACCGGTGCAACTACTGGAACCAGTCCAATCCCTATGCCGCGTGCGGCCTCTACACGGCGAACTACATCATCATGCGGCACCCGGACAACACGCAGACCTGGTACTGGCACCTGAAGGCGTACACGCAGCAGTTCGCGCGGGGGACCACGCTCGCCTGCGGCAACTGGATTGCGCGCGTGGGCTCGTCCGGCGCTTCCACGGGACCGCACCTGCACTTCGAGTACTACGTGCCGGGCTACGGCACGGATGACCCCTACGCGGGCTCCTGCGGCACGCCCTACACGCGCTGGACCTCGCAGGGCGCGTACCGGGGGCTTCCCGGCATCACCTGCCAGTAG
- a CDS encoding ABC transporter ATP-binding protein, which yields MSDASREPAPKLTLEVRDLHKSFGGQAALRGVDLVVPEGTTCVLMGVSGSGKTVLMKHIMGLMRPDRGVVLVEGEEVAKMNEPELNQMRRKLGILFQANALFDSLNVFDNVAFPLRERTKMSEPDITKTVNETLGKVGLSHAATRFPGELSGGMQKRVGFARATILQPKILLYDDPTAGLDPLTTAAVNEIITTGKQQLGATSLVITPDVASAFGTADNLALMHEGRVVEYGPPEHFKQSQHPEVKAFLRNWLRRRSAQTQAPQA from the coding sequence ATGAGTGACGCGAGCCGTGAGCCGGCGCCGAAGCTGACCCTCGAGGTGCGGGACCTGCACAAGTCGTTTGGCGGGCAGGCGGCGCTGCGGGGCGTGGACCTGGTGGTGCCGGAGGGCACGACCTGCGTGCTGATGGGCGTGTCGGGTTCGGGCAAGACGGTGCTGATGAAGCACATCATGGGCCTGATGCGGCCGGACCGGGGCGTGGTGCTGGTGGAGGGCGAGGAGGTGGCGAAGATGAACGAGCCCGAGCTCAACCAGATGCGCCGCAAGCTGGGCATCCTCTTCCAGGCGAACGCGCTGTTCGACTCGCTGAACGTCTTCGACAACGTGGCGTTCCCGCTGCGCGAGCGCACGAAGATGTCCGAGCCGGACATCACCAAGACGGTGAACGAGACGCTGGGGAAGGTAGGCCTGTCGCACGCGGCCACGCGCTTCCCGGGAGAGCTGTCCGGCGGCATGCAGAAGCGCGTGGGCTTCGCGCGCGCGACCATCCTCCAGCCGAAAATCCTCCTCTACGACGACCCCACGGCGGGTCTGGATCCGCTCACCACGGCGGCGGTGAATGAGATCATCACCACGGGCAAGCAGCAGCTGGGCGCCACGTCGCTGGTGATTACGCCGGACGTGGCCTCCGCCTTCGGCACGGCGGACAACCTGGCGCTGATGCACGAGGGGCGCGTGGTGGAGTACGGCCCGCCGGAGCACTTCAAACAGTCGCAGCACCCGGAGGTGAAGGCCTTCCTGCGCAACTGGCTGCGGAGGCGCTCCGCGCAGACGCAGGCGCCGCAGGCCTGA
- a CDS encoding CPBP family intramembrane glutamic endopeptidase: MVLRGDVAVLLENAPAKRQALAEAAFVFFAVLGPSSVARLGRGAAVAVELALLAWGLMLLRPWESSRRGAWWGVLGLMVALGGAGAGAWVASDAEMTKGFSLSMAPLVIRALGMCLLVAVLMWRDGQGPAQVGLVREGWARELLLGGGVLVGTYVVHLAASVPLAAVAVALKLAGAELAARKGVAAALLDTGLSIPAFAAIMVVVTGFEEFVFRGFLVPRLKVVLGGWVPAILGAAVLFSVGHFYEGTLAVFQTFVMGAWFGFVLWYRGRLLPLIVAHAAFNTISFALMLWLSRSGFLEKLPPL; encoded by the coding sequence GTGGTGCTTCGTGGTGATGTCGCCGTCCTGCTGGAGAACGCCCCTGCGAAGCGCCAGGCGCTGGCGGAGGCCGCGTTCGTGTTCTTCGCGGTGCTGGGGCCCTCCTCGGTGGCCCGGCTGGGCCGAGGGGCCGCCGTGGCGGTGGAGCTGGCGCTGCTGGCGTGGGGGCTGATGCTCCTGCGGCCGTGGGAGTCCTCGCGGCGTGGAGCATGGTGGGGCGTGCTGGGCCTGATGGTGGCGCTGGGCGGCGCGGGCGCGGGCGCGTGGGTGGCGTCGGACGCGGAGATGACGAAGGGCTTCTCGCTGTCCATGGCGCCGCTGGTCATCCGGGCGCTGGGCATGTGCCTGCTGGTGGCGGTGCTGATGTGGCGTGACGGTCAGGGACCCGCGCAGGTGGGGCTGGTGCGCGAGGGCTGGGCGCGCGAGCTGCTGCTGGGCGGGGGGGTGCTGGTGGGCACGTACGTGGTGCACCTGGCGGCGTCGGTGCCACTGGCGGCGGTCGCGGTGGCGTTGAAGCTGGCGGGCGCGGAGCTGGCGGCGCGCAAGGGCGTGGCGGCGGCGCTCTTGGACACGGGACTGAGCATCCCGGCGTTCGCGGCCATCATGGTGGTGGTGACGGGCTTCGAGGAGTTCGTCTTCCGAGGCTTCCTGGTGCCTCGGCTGAAGGTGGTGCTGGGAGGCTGGGTGCCGGCCATCCTGGGGGCCGCGGTGCTCTTCTCCGTGGGGCACTTCTACGAGGGCACGCTGGCCGTCTTCCAGACGTTCGTGATGGGCGCCTGGTTCGGCTTCGTCCTCTGGTACCGGGGGCGGCTGCTGCCGCTCATCGTGGCGCACGCGGCCTTCAACACCATCAGCTTCGCGCTGATGCTGTGGCTGTCGCGCTCGGGCTTCCTGGAGAAGCTGCCGCCCCTCTGA